ACCTCGTGTTATCAGGTACTTCCAGAATTTACAGTTGTTTAACTTTAATCTTGATGCAAATGCCACTGAACAGAGTGTTCCATATCTGTTTCTACTCCTGTAGATCATTACAAGGGATCAGAATTATTCAAGCAGCAGCTGGAGCAGGACGGACCATGCTCGTCAGTGATGCTGGTAGGGTGTATGCATTCGGGAAGGACTCCTTTGGAGAAGTTGAATATGGCGGTCAAGGCTCCAGGGTTGTCACTACGCCACAGATGGTTGAATCACTGAAAGACACATACATTGTCCAGGCAGCTATTGGGAACTTCTTTACTGCAGTATTGTCTCGGGAGGGACGTGTATATACATTTTCATGGGGTAATGACACGAGACTTGGCCATCAGACAGAGCCAAATGATGTGCAGCCACATCTTCTCACAGGGGCTCTTGAGAACATTCCAGTGGTGCAGATTGCTGCAGGCTATTGCTATCTCCTTGCTCTGGCATGCCAACCTACTGGCATGTAAGATTCTTCCAATCATGCAAAATGTGGTCAACTCTTGATGTGTAACTTCTACTGTCACTTTTTTATTAAGGGAAAAATCAGTCTGCGTTACCTCACAACCTGATTAGTTTACAGTTATCAAACTAATAAGTGAATCAAAGTTATCAAACTGCATTCCTATGTCAAAGCAAACCTTAGCATGAAAAAGATACAAATGCAATGGTCTGTCTACAAGCAGCATGATTTATGAGTTGTATATAGGAAATCTTGATCCACTATGTTTATATAATACCATTTAAATAGTACCTATAAGGCTATAATCCTTTATGAATAAACTTCTGGAATGGTCTGCTAAGTTAGTCAATTAACTTATTTCTCTGTTATCCTAACGCAACTATTACTTTTTTATCTTGGAAACTTCAGTGAGTTCTTGTTTAAATTTGATTCGATACAATAAGTGGGATGATAGATCTCCTCTCATGAACTTTATCGATATGACAATACTTTAACACAAATTTATACTTCTCTTAGTCAGTGTTTCATAGTTATGAACCAACAATAGAATGTCCTAATGATGGAATCTCAATAATTTTGCAGGTCAGTTTATTCTGTTGGTTGTGGCTTAGGAGGGAAGCTTGGCCATGGTTCACGAACTGACGAGAAATATCCTAGGTTAATAGAGCAATTCCGAAGTTTAAACATACAGCCAGTGGTAGTTGCTGCCGGAGCATGGCATGCTGCTGTTGTAGGCAAGGATGGACGTGTTTGCACCTGGGGATGGGGGCGTTATGGTTGCTTGGGTCATGGTAATGAGGAATGTGAATCTGTTCCCAAGGTAGTTGAGGCTTTGAGCGGTGTGAAGGCTGTCCATGTAGCAACTGGGGATTACACAACATTTGTAGTTTCAGATAAAGGTGATGTTTACTCGTTTGGATGTGGTGAATCTTCAAGTCTTGGTCACAACACTATAACTGAGGTTAGACATCCATGCCCTTTTATGTTTTTGATAAGAATATCTGCAACCTGATTTCCTATTTGCTGTATATTAGAAATAGCGTATCAATGCCATGTATGATCATTTTTAATTGCATATATCTGCCACGCAAGATCAGTGAATACACAAATATTCACCATTCTTCAAGCTATTAAATATTAGTGAGTTTTTGTTGCCAAAGATTGTCGATAACAAATTCTTTATTTGGATGCATTATAATCTATATTCCTGGACAAATTTTTTTGTTATTTCCATCTGGGTTCAGGAAAACCTGTGCCATTTCTTTCTTTCGTGCAATGGAAGTAAATATGTTTTGATAACCAGCTGCTACAAATAATTGTTTGTGCGATTTCATCAGGCTGTTTACATATTGAGAACTCATTTTAAAGTGGGAATATGAAAACCATTTGTAAGAACAAAATAGACATGGAACCTCCCGAGAAAAGATTTCAAGTTCATGTTCTTATTGTCTAGAGATAAATAAACAACTGAAATTCGCATACCTTTAATCTAAATTAAGCAAACAAATGGGAACATTGGAAAGTTATCACTGACTGGAAATTTCACTTGAATCTTTCTGTGCTTTAGCCTTGAATTAATAAAGGCGATGCAATTCCCCATAGAACATTTCCTATTTTTggaatttttaatattttttcgTGTTTAAATAGAAAACAGTTTTGTAGAGAAGAATGATAGTTCTCACTAGATACCCACTTATGTCTAAACTCATATTCTCATACCTTGTAACTTCTTAGTTCCCTTCGCTGCCATTTAGATAGCATTCATCATTTTCATACCATTTCTGCTTTTTATTCTGAATGTAATGTTATTTCCAGGGTAACAACAGGCATACTAACGTACTTAGCCCTGAGTTGGTGACTTCTTTGAAAGGAGTTAACGAAAGGATGGTTCAGATCAGCCTTACAAACTCCATATACTGGAATGCACATACATTTGCACTGACAGATTCAGGGAAACTCTACGCCTTTGGCGCAGGGGACAAAGGGCAGCTAGGTACCGAACTTGTTGCACAGCAAAGTGAGAGGGGGAACCCAGAGCGGGTTGAAGTCGACCTCAATTAGCTCCAACTACAATCACTCTCTTCGCTGCAAATGTGCTCGTCTAACCTTCGTGGTCTAATCTCTCGGTTCTGCTTAGTTTGTGCCCTGCATATGTGCATGCAGTCTCCGCTGCAGCTCCTCTGATCATTGTGAAAGTAGTTACCAGCAAGGAAACAACCTGTTCATAAGATTGGTTCGCTTTAGAAAACTTGTGTCAGTAGTCATCATGTAAATATAACAGTCAGGTCTCATTGCCAGTTTCATCCATACATAAGTTGCTGGCCTGTGATTGATGATTTAACATTTGTGAATATTTTCATCTTTCTTTCACATGAAGATTGCCCCGTGCTCTTACTCTCTGGTTAGTTGTAGTTGTTCCATTCTTTGCTTGTGGAAATGACGTATGTACACATGTTACTGTCAGTTAATTAAATTCAGATGCCTTGTGGTTGTGATGCTCGTTAAGGTAAGCCTGACGTTATTCATGCTTCCGTCGCTAATGAAGCAGGGTCAAACGCTCGACTTGTATTGGATTGGGTATCTCCTTACGTCAACCGATGGAAACCCAAACTTGCAGGCTTCTTACATTTTAAATAGAGTTTTAGTTGAAGCAGCACGCAGTTTAAATAGAAAGGTGGTGCGAGAAAATGGGAGGTAGACAAGTAAACAAAGTCGACTAAAATGCAAAAAGGGCTAACATTAATTTCAGAAAGAAGATGTAGTTGGCCAAATGGGCAGCCGACCTAGCCTGACCCGAGCACCATTTGACCCGGCACCCGGCACATTTAGGTCTGGCACGGTGAAGCACGAACAGTAACCGTGCCGGCTCACGGGCTGAAGCAGCGGTCCAGACCTAGCACTAAggttcccacgaaaatgagggaaaaaacttcgggcagcacctcccctgtttgcttcggcaccaccggagagtaggtgaagctcagctttctctgtcaatgtgctagACTGGCTCGGGCTCGatgaggaagaaagtcctctgtcttggccgtatataatggggatgagtttttatcccggttaaaaactccaaccgagacaaaaaggaacaccttttgtcccggttgaatagttagtcccggtttttatcccggttggaggcaccaaccgggataaaaagtttagtcgcggttggtgcctccaaccgggataaaaaccgggactaactattcaaccgggacaaaaggtgttcctttttgtctcggttggagtttttaaccgggataaaaactcatccccattatatacggccaagacagaggactttcttcctcctccagcccgagccagtccagcacattgacagagaaagctgagcttcacctactctccggtggtgccgaagcaaacaagggaggtgctgcccgaagttttttccctcattttcgtgggaatttcacttggccaacacaagtgttgcgaaggtttgctacttcattctcgtgttatgctttgatttatgctttggagatggaaagattatttgctagaatgtgatgatgaagtagaaaaatgtagaggtattttgagctagaatgtgagggagattgatgtgtcatatatagtatgcattattgcagtggtttaaaaatgatgctaccttgtctagacggtttatcttatcaaattcaatatggttttttaaatccatacttgttgaacttgcataccgtgttcatctctccgatgatgttctccgccgagcagcaacgtatgtcaagaaggaggttcgattctacgagaaagagtggatacggacatcgtgaccgtgtccccttttccgtagcatctaacctctttcatgacgaagtgcggtgccgcccagttgaggacatcctcgcgagatgatcatggtcttcaagttcaacaacttatgcagtgttaagataataatttttgtacatagatggcttctgctactggaggaagtgacgatggtgggggcgatcgtggttcctattatggcaaagttccaatcatagttggccctcagcataagccgaagaaaaagagcgtgctggaaaaagcaatgcttcattatttgcagcaacgtcatgaagaagctgttgccgcgggtcaggaacctccttttggtggtcgttatgctccaccctcagtcccgggtgtttcatgtccacttagtactaccgtttcaggcggcacaaataaacctaaggatgaggttgggtcagcggaaccttcgtcttcaccgtccaaggatgcttaaagtcctccttgataataaccagtggatggcttgttgtattgtatcatgttgtttgggactttaatttaaatatgtgtatttggatcttcatgttgttgtattgtaccatgttgtttggatctttaatcgattttcacgcgtaatccattgtcaagtgtaatccattttcatgcgtaatacgatgcagatggaccggcaatggatgtataatgcagacaggcggagcaaggcgtttattgatggcttgcattattttctcgaagtggcaaaagcgaacaagccagagaatgggttcgtatgttgtccatgcttccaatgcaataacaggaaggagtattcaaaggattcctaggggactattcacagccacttgtttaaatacggtttcatgcctaactatttggtttggaccaagcacggtgaactaggggttgtaatggaagatggcgaggaggaggaagatgacaccattccggactgggttgcaggccaagcttttgcaggtactacaatgggcgaggctgatgaagatgagtttgcagaaaatggccctactgatgaccttggtcaggtgatacgagatgcatacagagattgcgaaactgagaaggaagcagcaaagttgcagcgcatgatagatgatcaccaaaaattgttgtacccaggttgccaacagggtcataaaaaactaggtacgacactagaatttgtgcaatggaaggcaaaaaatgatgtgtccgataagacatttcaggggatgttgaacattgtcaagaagattctccccgagaataatgaattaccgtccacaacatatgaagctaaacagattatttgccctctcggattggatgttcagaagatacacgcatgccctaatgactgtatcctctatcgtggtgatgaatacgagaaattggatgcttgtcccgtctgcgaagccgtgcggtataagatcaggcgagatgatcctggtgatgtcgaggggcagtctcccaagaagagagttcccgcgaaggtgatgtggtatttccctataatatcacgcttgaagcgcttgttcaggaacaaggcgaatgctaagttgatgcgatggcacaaagaagaccgtaaggaagatgagatgctgaggcaccccgcagatggggcacagtggagatcaattgatagaacattcccagactttgaaagtgaagcaaggaacataagatttggtttaagtactgatggattcaatccattcggtgagttgagtagtggccatagtacttggcctgtgaccctttgtatgttcaaccttcctccttggctatgcatgaagtggaagttcattatgatgccggcgcttatccaaggcccaaaacaacccggcaacgacattgacgtgtacctaaggccgttggttgatgaccttttacagctctggaaggaagaaggtatacgtgtgtgggatgaggatagacaagagatctttaatctacgagcactgttgttcgtaaccatcaatgattggcctgcattgagtaacctttcaggacagacaaataagggatatcgggcatgcacccactatttagacgacacagacagcatgtacttgaagcactgtaagaaggtcgtctatatgggtcatcgttgatttctccctgctcaccaccagctgagaaagagcgggatgcatttcaaaggggcgccagaccatcgtaaaaaacctgcacaccgtaatggaaagcgtgtgttcgagatgatgaaggatgtaaatgtagtctttggaaagggacttggtagccaacctgttccgaacgacgataacggacatgcacccatgtggaagaaaaagtcaatattttgggagctaccttattgggaattcctagaggttcgcaacgcaatagacgtgatgcacctaatgaagaatctttgcatgaacgtgctaggcttcatgggtgtttatggaacctcaaaagatacattggaagcacgacaggacctgaaagccatggggcaacgagatgacctacatctggaaaagagagataatggacagcactacttacgtcctgccagttacactctcagcaaggaagagaaggatagcatgtttgaatgtttgaatagtatgaaggtctcgtctgggtactcctcgaatataaagggaataataaatatgaaacaaaagaagtttacaaatctcaaggctcatgactgccacatgttgatgacccagttgcttccggttgcactgaggggtgttctaccagaaaatgtccggttgccgctcgtaaagctatgcgcgtttctcaatgcgatttcgcagaaggcaatcgattcatccaagctatcaaagctacaaaaCGATGTGgcgcaatgtcttgtcagttttgagttgttatttccaccatccttctttaatattatgacgcacttactggttcacctagtaaaagagattggtattctcggacctgtatacctgcacaatatgtggcctttcgagaggttcatggtagtcctaaaaaactatgttcttaatcgtgcccgtccagaaggaagcatcgccaagggatatggaacagaggaggtgatcgagttttgtgttgattttattgattcaattgactcgattggggttccaacttcacgccacgaggggaggctccgaggaatgggcacccttggaaggaaatcaagtttgagcaatgatactgatttgttcgacaaggcacactacactgttctacaacagtcatcctttgtgtctccgtatatcgagcagcacaggcagatgatagcttccaaaaacccgaccaaatccgatgcttggcttacccgtcattacatggaaacttttccctcctggttgcgccaacaactttgggtaactctgagattcacccacagcttgcctggttagccaggggacctgctagcacaatcgtcaaataccaaggctatgagataaatggttacacattttacacgagagcccaggatcagaaaagcacgaaccagaatagtggtgtccgcatagatgccatggacagaaataatagcaaggagtcgtattatggtttcatacaggagatatgggaactcgaatacggaccgctgtacatccctctatttctttgcaattgggtgaagctaactgccgtcaccaaagatcagtacgaaatgacaatagtagatctgagcaagactggatacagtgatgacccattcgtacttgccaatgatgtgcatcaggtgttctatgtgaaggacatgtgtagcaaacccaagagaaatccagaagagacatgggagccaaagtgccacatagttcttccaggtaaaagaaaaatcgtgggagtcgaggataaaacagaccaatcagatgattatgatcagtttgatggcatgcctccattcgccgttgaagttgatccaagcatcctgctatccaaagaagaggctccgtacttacgtcgcgatcatgatcaaggaactttcgtgaagaagaaattttacaacgttgtattgtaatgcgttaaatgtacatgacctttgtgtattaattgatacaatttgtaatttaccctatgtatgatttcatgtgttcttaaatttgttaggtgaagattttatagataaacatgaacaatgttaaccacaaacaaacatggatttttctgcgcattgaaattatttaattgaataatttcttgatcacagcaatgcagtaaaataaatattttagaggctaaatgaactggtatagaattaatgattaattcatacttattgtcaatttattcgttaattaaatatatttttgcatgtacaaaatctgtgaaggttttgtttttcatcctgaaatgcagtgaaaagataaaataaaatccatttccaaaaaacaggcgggagaagaaaactagggaaaaagaccttttgtctcgggtgctaacagcaaccgggacaaaaggccccccttttatcccggttgcaaacggcaaccgggataaaagggcgggagatgaaaagtacccttttatcccggttgccaactgcaaccgggataaaaggcccccccttttatcccggttggtggtgccacccgggataaaaggctaacagcaaccgggacaaaaggccccccttttatcccggttgcaaacggcaaccgggataaaagggcgggagatgaaaagtacccttttatcccggttggtgacgggacccgggacaaaagtccctttagtcccgggtgccattacgaaccgggataaaagggggggggggggttaaaaggcacttgtactcccttctacccccacgccagttacacttagccaaatttttgcCCAAGTCCCGCAcgttctgctccgccgtcgccgcccgtccgcctccctcgccggccgccgccgtcgtcgtcccccattgcgccggctgtcgtcgtcccgccgccgaccgatCCCAGACATCATCGTCCTTCatccccccggccggcccgcctcgatcctcctcgtccgtcgacgcgcccggcccccacctcgtcgcctccggccaccggctccatcctcgtcgcccctcgtcgccgtcctgcCTACGCCGTCatcctcgccgcaccggccgccgccgtcccgccgcagcaatagttgaaatggcagacgatgagatcgcaaggtatatcatggagcagataatcgttggtgatggtagtggccacaacgttccactatcatacacggatgaagagggcacccaggcggacattttcctcaacatgtccgccgatgggaatgaagagcaacagccgcagcaacaacttgccgtggcggaaggttccggcgaggtatatataaccattcttgtattgtttcacgccaccgttactactacatactaattaacgaatcttgaactgttagccctccggatcgacacaagggcagaagacccgaggtcgtacaaaggtgatggaagggaggcttgtcatcacggaagtgacagaagagggcaggccggttgctcccgagaaagtagcaaagaagtacgtgagtcagatcggggcaatcgtccgggacaacgtgcctatcagcatcagagaatggaagggcagaagcactaatccgtacgcccttccggagacagaaaagaatatgctgtgggaagacgtgaagagacatttcacattccccgaaggatatagtgagaaggatgtcaaagcgtggacgcttaagaagatggctactcaattccagacattcaagaagatgctggataccaactacatcaagaagggccgaactccagacttcaacgcgtggccaaagttgagggaccactgggatgcatttgttgaatataagaggagtgaagaaagtgtgaaaaagatcatgaccaacacagcaaatgctagtcagaagggctaccaccatcatttggggcgaggtgggtatggctcagcaattcccaagtggaggaagatggaacaagatctgatcaaacggggaatcgtacctgcaactattgaatggcccgaacgatcaaaaaattactatgctcatggaggctccctaagccaagaggatgggatgttgatttttaatgacacaatacgtgagaaggccgaacatctcatgaagaacattgaagattctaaggctgggaggttgaaggtggaccgagaaaatgatgagctcacattggccctcggtaatccagagcacccaggacgttgccgagggttcggggtggttccgtggaagtttgctttccgaggcgacaatgcctcgtacagaagccggaagcgaagaaaggaacagatcgaggagagctggcggcagatgctagaacaaagaatgatggatgaaatcaatcggcgggtggcccacgcagttgcggagttggcccaatctggagcattgccgattcctaacaccaccagcccttctcaacgcctcttgagcagttgtgcttctacaggggtccccgatgtgcagacgcccaggttacccgtggaggagcaacggttccccgtggatgccatcacacaacgaacctcatgtgagctgcatgcaccggtcggcaacctcactattaaggtatacttatacataatatttatgcaatcttgtcaattgatccaggcctcgagatcggagttcaacttgtttacttctgctatatgtacaggtagcgtacgggagtgcgttagcaaccctggcggggcagagcagtcatggcatggaaattccaacaggctatgccagcgtctgcgtagagcaaatagttgatccccagtatgaaggtctagagctcgacttcccgggaggcgacggggaaaagacattgacagatgcgcttcatgggatcattctatggaagaaacgctacatcattattcccggcacggagccatctcctcagacctcaagaccgctccccgtagatccccagcagcgaccttctcctcatacctcgagaccgtcatctcctgctccaggaccgtcccttccatctatatcaaggtctccatctccaccacatcctagtgctgggagcgacgacgacaataacaacacccctccccgatcaccgtcgccggcaccaagagcggctcccttgaaggaacctgcaccaccactaaagaagtcacgagcaccgcctcccaagcaaagacagagaaagaagaaaacaaaggagcttgaagtgactcgtaaggaatgctttgaggcaatgtctcatgNNNNNNNNNNNNNNNNNNNNNNNNNNNNNNNNNNNNNNNNNNNNNNNNNNNNNNNNNNNNNNNNNNNNNNNNNNNNNNNNNNNNNNNNNNNNNNNNNNNNcgagaggccagtgagtggttcaagaaacaagccgaagaaaaaaaagcaagggagatggagccaccgccagtaagtcggcgagatttaaacttttttatcaggatggaagaaggagccaagaaaaggataccactcttgtcaaactatgaacgagctctagtaaaggctgatgaaaaggataaaaggaaaggaaagtcatcttccagcggtccagtccccgacctcagccatttatcaaaaaaagatgctcaacgggtaaaagcaatgcccttggatcaacaagcaaatgtattgaagttcatggaagaaacaggtctgggacttgatgaatgcatagggcaagttgagacgccaactgcaccgccccctgagccgaagtggccttatgagctaggcaaacctctagtaaagccttcattggtacggaagctatcaacaaagatgtacgcattccatcaatggtacatgatggcatttgccgactcgagggagatgatcggcatgaaggtaaaaccgatagattttcacggtgaaggggagaaagtgcta
This sequence is a window from Setaria italica strain Yugu1 chromosome III, Setaria_italica_v2.0, whole genome shotgun sequence. Protein-coding genes within it:
- the LOC101760112 gene encoding ultraviolet-B receptor UVR8 translates to MDATTSRGASSSLPLHLIVDDTLALVSPLQQSFQRSQRLCFGDSAPGEFPLAANPSIVLHVLTSCNLDPEDLAHLEATCTFFRKPANFPPDFDLSMSELAALDMCQKRAIFKPMTAHERELFKQRCGGSWKLVLRFIMAGEACCRREKSQAIAGPGHSIAVTASGAVYTFGSNNSGQLGHGNLEEEWRPRVIRSLQGIRIIQAAAGAGRTMLVSDAGRVYAFGKDSFGEVEYGGQGSRVVTTPQMVESLKDTYIVQAAIGNFFTAVLSREGRVYTFSWGNDTRLGHQTEPNDVQPHLLTGALENIPVVQIAAGYCYLLALACQPTGMSVYSVGCGLGGKLGHGSRTDEKYPRLIEQFRSLNIQPVVVAAGAWHAAVVGKDGRVCTWGWGRYGCLGHGNEECESVPKVVEALSGVKAVHVATGDYTTFVVSDKGDVYSFGCGESSSLGHNTITEGNNRHTNVLSPELVTSLKGVNERMVQISLTNSIYWNAHTFALTDSGKLYAFGAGDKGQLGTELVAQQSERGNPERVEVDLN